GTTGGTTCAACATAAGAACTATGAACATAAAACCCTAAAAAACGCGGACGTACTGTCTCGCATtctcaatatttgaatattcttcAACAATAACTTAAGTATAATATGTAAACTGTATCTATTTGTATACTTCTTGGTCAATATAATAGCACTGATTGACAGTGAGTGCTATTACACTGACCATGTCGATTTTCCTGAGATATTAAAAAGTGTGAATCAATTATTTTAAATGTACATAGAAACGTATTTATGGCATTAGTATCAAAACACCCTACGATTTTCCCTTTTTGAATCTCTGTCGTGCTTGAGCTTTACTATATTTCGCATGTTTATCCTTTTCATTGTTCATGTCGGCCTCAATATCATCTAACTCATCTTTACTATCACCAAAGAGGTCCACCGGTGGTTCCAAGAGCGATTTTCTTTGGCACTTTACGAAATAACGAAATCCCTTTGCAATGCCAAAACCTAGCATTGCTATAGATATTGTCAACAAGGCCATCAAAAGTGGATGCTGTAATCAGTAAAAAATAGGAGTAATTATTATAAGAGACCTGATAATTAGAAATATTCATTTTGGAAAATGTTAGGCTTTGAATACGTACCGTTAATGTAGGTTTGTTCGTAAAAACATAATCAGCAATTACAACTATTACTCCAAGTATGATACCAACCCCAGCTCCGAGCCAAGGTATTTGTTGATCAGCTATAAAACAATTCAATATTAGAGTATTTTACTCAGTATTTTCCATAGAATTATCTTTAGGTAAAAAGGAGAGTACCTCTTTTATCTTTAATTAGTAATCTAGATACTCTATTCATTGCTTCTAGAATAGTTGGTTCATTTGGTTGAAGCGATAAAGCCTTATTATAAGATTGAAGGGCTTCACTAAAACGAAATGTTTGTGATTCTACTTCAGCCTTCCTAAAATAACCCTGCAAAAAGGTTAACAAGGTATAAGTATATAGATACATGCAGaacttataaatatataaatgtaaATTTGTATTTACCTTGGTCCAATCAGGCTTCAATTGAATTGTCATTAGAGCATCTTCCATTGCAAAATGATATTGTCTCATTTTCAAAAAAGCAAATGATCTGTTGCTGTACAACGAATAGTTTTGTGGATCCAGTTTGATCGCATGTGTGTAATGAAACATAGCCTCTTCATATTTTTGTTCTTTGACACATGCATTCCCTCGTTCTTTGAGGCTCTGGACCTTTAGCGAAATCAAAGCAatgcaataaaataatttttaatattaaacttATAACAAAGTATTTGcattttaatgaaatatttgtGAAAGCTAAATGTGCATATTTTGTATTACTTGAAACATCTACATTCCAAAATTATTTGAGGATTATTTAATAAGTAAACTACAGGTAATTACGCAAATCTACATGTttataaatacaattaaagatttttttaattttcgaaaaataatataaaatgtactttggatattttatacttttttgcAAATCACGTGTATTTTATATCTTTCGCGTATTTAAATGTTCCATAAACGCATAGACATCTATACTTTATTAATAAGATTGACTTTACATTAACTCACAAGTACTGAGATGTACAAGAAAGAACCTACAAGTTCTTACCTCTGCTTCTCGCGTGCTCGACATACTTCGCAGAGAGTTGAAAAATAGGTTACTTGACGTAAGGTTTCACGAATTATTATCTAACACACGCGTTATCATTGTCCTTCGAGCGAGCCCCAAGTAACCTTTTATCTGTCAAAAATAGTCAACAATGAGCAGCCGAAACACCTGCCATATTTCTCGGGCCGGTAAGTGCATGCGCAGAGAACATTGACATACGACACTGCACTGCGCATAGTCCTCCACCCGTCCTCCGATCCGCCGTCGTCGAAAGAATAGAAAAAGACAAGAGCAGACGTTCACCTTTCTTTTCAATACTCGACGGTCCTCCCTTTGAATATTGTTGAAGAGACGACCCGCAGAAAAATGGGCCAACGCTCTTCAAAAATATGAGCGTGACTTCTTTTATCTGCCCCCATTTTCACGAAACAAGACAATTGCAAAATAACTGAGATATAAAGTATGAACAGTGCTAATATACATAGATACATATGTAATACCTGTTAGTATAAGTCTTTACCTCTATTTCATTTATTACAACTTCACTGAGTTGTCTTTTTTCTAATTTAATCTTAACCTTCTTAGCTAGGATTTTTTCCATTTTCATGTTAATTTGAGATATATGTGTCCCGAGATAACTTTAACGTGTTCACAGCTTAATAAAATCTAAACGTTATTTTATCAGAAATTCAATAAGAGACTGAGAGATCATTGTTAAAATTGCCTTGACCCATATACGGGTCAAAGAACTGCGAACGTGTTAATTAATACTTAAAGAATATAATTTGATACTTGAACCACAATAACATAAGGTGTTTTCGAAACACCTCGTCTTCGAAAGTTGAAAGATGCTTGTCTTCATCGATCACTGGTAACTTACGTAAACCGATCAGCTTCTGTTACTTCATACGAAGCACGATAAAGTCTAAAGCAGCCGCGAAGAGAAAGTGAAGGGAATAATGGAATCTACAACGAGGGAATTTTTTTAATCATCATTTTAATGTCTGAAATTCTCCATTTCATACAAATTAAGTGGGGGCATTATGATACAAACTTAAAATATATACATCGATATTTCGTGAAACTTCTCGAATAGCTATGCAACTCATCCATTAATCCGTTAATCTATAGATCTCTTTCCATTATTATTgatttattttttttgtatgtttTTTCGCGCTGAACCTACTTCGTGTACATATGTGTATGTGTGTCTGCACGTGTATGTATGTCGTGTACATGTATGCATATTTAGTACGTAACGAAACTGGCAAGTCGTTCGAATAAATATTTTAGTTTTTCTTTTCAATTAACCGCCGCCAGAATTACGATCGCGGCCGATTTCTTGTGTATTTATTTTTGGTAAGAGCGTTCATGGTTGCGGAGAATCGGATGCGAGAGTTcgttttttctctctctctctctctctcttcgttCGGTCAGCTTTGGTCCGTTGACGAGGA
The sequence above is a segment of the Calliopsis andreniformis isolate RMS-2024a chromosome 3, iyCalAndr_principal, whole genome shotgun sequence genome. Coding sequences within it:
- the LOC143188937 gene encoding serine/threonine-protein phosphatase 5-like, whose amino-acid sequence is MSSTREAEVQSLKERGNACVKEQKYEEAMFHYTHAIKLDPQNYSLYSNRSFAFLKMRQYHFAMEDALMTIQLKPDWTKGYFRKAEVESQTFRFSEALQSYNKALSLQPNEPTILEAMNRVSRLLIKDKRADQQIPWLGAGVGIILGVIVVIADYVFTNKPTLTHPLLMALLTISIAMLGFGIAKGFRYFVKCQRKSLLEPPVDLFGDSKDELDDIEADMNNEKDKHAKYSKAQARQRFKKGKS